A genome region from Anopheles stephensi strain Indian chromosome 2, UCI_ANSTEP_V1.0, whole genome shotgun sequence includes the following:
- the LOC118506535 gene encoding uncharacterized protein LOC118506535: MRTGMIVMALMALTATVGVQEVAGQNIILDAIMRRILENLRELMRTGNPETGMPILAPYHNPDLFINASFGGLLDFDARFTPMNIIGLDTFEGRLQVDLATLRFPFEFRFAEISANGFYDANGRVWGLIPIFGIGDFSVRPRDVLATGFATITDNGEGFLMLSDFSISLQMGSLESNIQGMLLGGELSDLLNAVLQDIVPSVLRNFPEGMTNMLNALIIPIANRFLATRTMEDLMGLLFP; this comes from the exons atgcGTACCGGAATGATTGTGATGGCCCTGATGGCCCTTACGGCCACGGTCGGAGTGCAGG AGGTCGCTGGTCAGAATATCATTCTGGACGCTATCATGCGGCGCATTCTGGAGAATCTGCGTGAGCTGATGCGCACGGGCAATCCGGAAACCGGTATGCCAATACTGGCCCCGTACCACAATCCGGATCTCTTCATCAACGCAAGCTTCGGAGGGTTACTTGA CTTTGATGCTCGCTTCACGCCCATGAACATTATCGGACTGGATACGTTCGAGGGCCGGCTGCAGGTCGATCTGGCCACGCTTCGCTTCCCGTTCGAGTTCCGCTTCGCGGAGATCAGTGCCAATGGGTTTTACGACGCAAACGGGCGCGTGTGGGGATTGATTCCGATCTTCGGTATCGGAGATTTCTCCGTGCGGCCTCGTGATGTGTTGGCGACCGGGTTCGCCACCATCACCGACAATGGCGAAGGTTTCCTGATGCTATCCGACTTCTCGATCAGCCTGCAGATGGGTTCACTCGAAAGCAACATCCAGGGTATGCTGCTCGGCGGGGAACTGTCGGATCTGCTCAATGCCGTCCTTCAGGACATTGTACCGTCGGTGCTGCGCAACTTCCCCGAAGGCATGACCAACATGCTGAATGCGCTGATCATCCCGATCGCAAACCGCTTCCTGGCTACCCGCACAATGGAGGATCTGATGGGTTTGCTGTTCCCGTAA
- the LOC118502432 gene encoding uncharacterized protein LOC118502432: MCRVFALLALLAVVCNAAVIPIQPQLLDNLKPEQRATLDEALAQLLENIRELLRTGDPERGIPVMAPLQTDQLDVDLSLGGLLDFTAILRNLFVDGLDRFQGTLTLNVMQMEFRYDFLFPDVIARGQYDADGRVFGLIPVFGFGNFHVAPRDLRIQGTALLRQLPSGYLHMPELKANVRLGSLQNNIEGMLLGGELSDLLNVVIQDLVPSVLINFAPEVTEMISRVGIPIADSILNTMTLDDLFALIPMNQLVENFRLGMADGFPQLNLPVLAPYAWKGLHIKDFDSGMLRLNAELKDGITRGLNQFNITNLNIEIPSRKLDFQLIFPSVQTVGRYVAKGQLAGFVPFDRSGKYSLQLYVSGQVPEYLRNNRNSIALQIRATVKPKLNEILWRYDVEDLFKMMLENESSLKIKMKILLTVTVGLVLACTLTGAAAQEEKYLMAQPRDNALNELVIQFLESFRESMVCANPDLGIPVLAPLKVDHLEMEIKQKLFQISGELNNLVVDGLNEFEIKHIDIKVLKLQLDFEFYFGAIRTKGKYKVKAKLIGLLPLTRFGSFRFDAKGLTVKGSASIGISGDKLQIRSLTVTPTLKSVRSDVKNVFLQPIVNFMFNRVVEGVVPGLINNNQQEITQLIEQQLKPMINEMLGDLSLQDLIDMVSGGGGSGPVTCDRDGAL; encoded by the exons ATGTGTCGTGTGTTTGCACTGCTGGCACTGCTAGCAGTCGTCTGCAATGCAGCCGTTATTCCGATCCAGCCACAGCTCCTGGATAACTTGAAGCCCGAGCAGCGTGCAACACTTGACGAGGCTTTGGCTCAGCTGCTGGAAAACATCCGTGAGCTGCTGCGGACGGGTGATCCGGAACGGGGCATTCCCGTCATGGCTCCGCTGCAGACCGATCAGCTTGATGTGGACCTGAGTCTGGGTGGATTGCTAGA CTTTACCGCCATTTTGCGCAATCTGTTCGTCGATGGATTGGACCGTTTCCAGGGCACACTGACGCTGAACGTCATGCAGATGGAGTTCCGGTACGATTTTCTCTTCCCGGACGTGATTGCTCGCGGACAGTACGATGCAGATGGACGTGTTTTTGGGCTGATTCCGGTGTTTGGGTTCGGCAATTTCCACGTTGCTCCGCGCGATCTACGCATCCAGGGTACGGCTCTACTACGCCAGCTACCGTCCGGCTATCTTCACATGCCGGAACTCAAAGCCAATGTGCGGCTTGGATCGTTACAG AACAACATCGAGGGAATGTTGCTCGGAGGAGAGCTATCTGATCTGCTTAATGTGGTCATCCAAGATCTGGTCCCTTCCGTGCTGATTAACTTTGCGCCGGAAGTGACAGAAATGATTTCGCGCGTCGGCATACCGATTGCTGACTCCATCCTCAACACGATGACGCTGGACGATTTGTTTGCATTGATTCCCATGAATCAA CTGGTAGAAAACTTTCGGCTAGGAATGGCGGACGGATTTCCACAGCTGAACCTTCCCGTGCTGGCACCGTACGCCTGGAAAGGGCTTCATATAAAAGATTTTGATAGTGGTATGCTCAG ATTAAACGCCGAGCTAAAGGACGGAATCACGCGAGGTCTGAATCAGTTCAACATCACAAACCTGAACATTGAAATTCCATCTCGAAAGCTGGACTTTCAACTGATCTTTCCGTCTGTGCAAACGGTTGGACGTTATGTGGCGAAAGGCCAACTGGCCGGATTTGTGCCGTTCGATCGGTCTGGAAAGTATTCGCTGCAGCTGTACG TTTCGGGCCAGGTTCCGGAATATTTGCGCAACAATCGCAACAGCATTGCGTTGCAAATAAGAGCCACTGTGAAGCCTAAACTGAACGAGATATTGTGGAGGTATGATGTGGAAGATCTCTTCAAGATGATGCTGGAGAATG AATCAAGTTTGAAAATCAAGATGAAAATCTTGCTAACCGTCACCGTTGGCCTGGTGCTGGCCTGTACCTTGACCGGTGCAGCTGCTCAGGAGGAAAAGTACCTTATGGCTCAGCCCCGGGACAATGCTCTGAATGAGTTGGTCATCCAGTTTCTGGAAAGCTTCCGCGAGTCGATGGTCTGTGCCAATCCAGATCTTGGCATCCCGGTGCTGGCTCCGCTCAAGGTGGACCATCTGGAGATGGAAATCAAGCAGAAACTCTTCCA AATTAGTGGAGAGCTAAATAATTTGGTCGTTGATGGATTGAACGAGTTCGAAATCAAGCACATCGACATCAAGGTGCTGAAGCTGCAGCTGGACTTTGAGTTCTACTTCGGTGCGATCCGCACCAAGGGAAAGTACAAGGTGAAGGCCAAGCTCATCGGACTTCTTCCCCTGACCCGTTTCGGCTCGTTCCGTTTTGATGCCAAAG GTCTTACCGTGAAGGGTAGCGCATCGATTGGTATCAGTGGTGACAAGCTGCAGATTCGCAGTCTCACCGTAACGCCAACGCTTAAATCGGTACGGTCTGACGTGAAGAACGTGTTCCTGCAGCCGATCGTCAACTTTATGTTTAATCGCGTGGTCGAGGGCGTCGTGCCCGGGCTGATCAACAACAATCAGCAGGAAATTACGCAGCTGATCGAGCAGCAGCTTAAACCGATGATCAACGAAATGTTGGGCGACCTTTCGCTGCAGGATTTGATCGATATGGTTTCGGGAGGTGGTGGATCGGGACCAGTTACTTGTGATCGCGATGGAGCGTTGTAA